The Cryptomeria japonica chromosome 9, Sugi_1.0, whole genome shotgun sequence DNA segment CCAGTGCTTGTTTGGCTGTAAGTTGTCATACTATATAGAAAATCTCAATGCTGAGTATTAAACTCAAACATGATGATAAgaagcaaaaaaagaaagaaaaaacagtTTATTCTATTATAGGTAAGTTGGAAGTTGTACATACGAAAAGATGGTAACAAGTTGTTTCTTTGGTTCTCCTCGGAAGTCTGGGTTTAGTTTGTGCTCCAAAATCCAGATAACAGCTCCTAtgacaagaaagaatgctccagtTGTAAACCACATCTCTCGTGAAAATGGCTTCAAGAAAGCCCAAGGATTTGAATTTAACTTTCTGACAGGAGCTACCACTACCAGGCCAGAGTCCACAAAAGGTTGGGTGAAGTCCACataatttgatctctttgtccGAATTGTTATGTCCCCAATTGCTGCATCAAATTCCTGTAGGATTTCATCTGTAAGTAGCTGCTACGAATTTCTGAATGATTCCATGCAATCCCAGAAATATCATAGTATATGGAAACTAAAGATAGAAATGGATTAAGAAACTAAAAGAAGTTTAGATAAAACCTTGAAAGCAACTTTTTTCACAAGATCATCATAATTGGGAGGTGATTCTTTACTTCCATAGACTATGAATTCATAAGGAACAGGATAAGTCAGCATCTTTACTGCAGCAGCAAACACCTCAGTGCAGTAAGAATCTCCCACTTCGGAACCTTCTATTTTCACCAACTTTTCAAATTCTCCCCCTTTCCAAGGAACTCCAATCTGAAGCTTCCTACCATTGCCCGGGATTGTCCACCCTTGAGGCACCTGTTTTCTATCACCAGGCCATATAATATCATACACTGTTCTATTTAAACCTGCATTGTTGTCTGAACTTACACGTCTGTTCTCAGGAGGAATGACAGATAAGCCTGATGATATATTTGACCAGTAGCTCACTTTGCGAAAATCTTTTCCAACTATATTAATTATCTCAAAAGTTGAACCAAGCAGGTCACCTCCTTCATCCAGTTGAACTTGACCTGTTAAGCCTGTAATGTTACTTTGCAATAATATTTTGTGCAACTGTGGACCTCCTCTGAAGACCTTGAGCTTTGCTAACTCTGATACAATTCCACTTGCAGTGGATAGGTGAGGATAATCTGTAAAGGATAAATttcccccttttttcaaaaaattatcaaTAGCATAGGCAATTGCCCATACTGTATCATAAGCATACAATCCAAACACATTGAGGCCTGAATCAACATTTCCAACTTTTTGCAGATTATTCCATCTTATTAAGAAATCATGTTGCTGATAGGAATTGGGAATATGCCGCCGCACAGTAACGAGCCCTTGTAGTGACTTCATTGTATCTGAATCAAGCTCAAGAGAATCCAGAGCAGAAGATAGCCAATCTGTGGCAATCCATACATAGCCATTGCTCAACATTTGAAGGCGGTGTACTTCAGTGAAAAGTTTCAGACCAACATCTGGATTCATATGAACAACAAAAACTCTAGTTGTCAGCAACGCCAAATCTTTCAAGCTATTAGCCAGGCTACTTCTAGTGATGTCTGGACGCATTCGATATTTTTGAACAATACTAGCTTTATTCCCAAGTGCATCACCCAGAGCAGTTATTCCATTTCTTCCATAGTCATCATCTACATAAACTGCGATAACCTCTCTCCAATTGAAGAAACCAATTACAGCAGAAATTGCTGTCATCTGTGAGAAGTCATTATGCGTCAAACGAAAAAAATAAGGATACTGAAGTGAAGAGAGACTCAGATCAGTTGCTCCAAATGATAAAAGTGGCACATTAAGTCCATTTGCTATGTGAGAAATAACATGAGCAATCACGGAGGATTGTGGTCCTATAATTGCCACTACATTATTTTTTGACAACTCAATAGCTGCAGCGGAAACACATCAAGTAACAGGAATTAGCTATTGCTATTACTTCTTTTTCCATAGGGCAACAATGAAAACATTCCTGCACAGCACTAAGAATCTGAAGTGCCATCAAAAATGGAAAATATGGTGTTTAATACAGTAGCCAAATACAAAACTATGTGTACGCAGTATTTCAGTTGCTAAACTCATTTAGGAAACAAACAATTCTCACTGCATAAAGTTAAGTTATGTTCAGGTCTATTCCATTAGTCTGTGATGAAAGCCTTGCAATCACCTGCAAGTAGTCTCAAAAGGATTAGATTTATATGATTTGAGGTTTTGAAGGCATTACATAACAATACTTTTATAAATTATCCTCCATGAAGAATGCCAGATACTCAAGTAGCCTCATGAATGTCATTTCATTAATAAGTCAGGCAACATTAAAATATACAGGATGCATTTAAGTAACATGCTGCTGATCATGCTTCAAAATTTCCCCTCTCTGCAGTAATGGCATCTTGGCAGAGTAGGTTCTTTTCAATGTCATACATCTAGAGCATTTATGTGACCTTAAGTTTAGTCCAACATTTGTCTatgattcaaatttcaaataatttgaAATTTATAGAGAATGGTGAGTCATTTTTTCCTTACAAAAACAAGCTAGCATTGACAATTAACCTAAAAATATCAACATCAAACACATACTCCCAAATAGCTCTTTGACATTGTCCATTCTCCAACAAATACCCTAAACAAAGACCCTCAATCAGCAATAGAGTGTGATAAATGAAATATGTCATTGGAGCTTTCTTGTGGATGCAAATAAAGCCACGAAATGATACTTAAGTTACTCTTATTTTGCCATTTACATTAAGTTGCATTTCACTTCATATGTTACGATCAGTTTCCTTTCAATAAGAGTTCCTTGATGCATCCTTTTGTACCTAATCTGAAACTTGATTGTGTTGTAtggtactgttgacgtgtattttgtacacgacaaaacacagaataaaatacctaaaggtaccttatcctctcttgaataaagtctccgaatgctgaagatatcgcgaaaaggatcaatcgggatgactttaAGGTTCttcgctgtaggatctctacgtgtggataagctctttgtggtatgatgtgatttgctggaatcacaaggggacttacacttgatgactgaacgtttAATTTGCCTTGAATATTGccggaacacaggctcttactagctttgatttgaaaaaaaggaaaaaagatgagggtgaggaaaggatctaatcctaatactaagaatgtaggagcaatgaatgatctttgatgaaattctaactaaatcttgttttgacattgcaggaccatctccacaagattagtgcgatcttcgaaggaaagctttatgatgttcaaatcatcactgcaggcatagacaccatcaggctgatgcatatcaatgaagaagcaataATTGAAGTTAGACTTAAGCTGAacaattccagttgactacgcaaggcaagtctgcaatcaacaaactgctagtagtatggatatacgaatttcaccatcaatcaagcacatttcttccattcatctaatcatctaccatctaggattgaagattcgacaagaaaccatgcatattgcaagaaacgacacacttcaccattacttcaatgaaaatggagtttgtttacaatcaatggcaacaatttcttgccttgtcctcctattctactctaattgctagacTAATTCGCTATTCTAACTACTGACTCTCTATCTTCTATTCTATTCTCCTTTCTAACTCCttctaactgcctttacaaaatgaagaatcggggcttatatagtgcccataatacaattcgatggctgagatcaatggccaagattcaataatgaaaaccctaattagggtttgttacaaccactacataacatttaatgcttgaccaatgataaaattgtattaattggacacgtgtcttctctggaaaaatcaaccaatggatagctggggtaggtacatcgaagtttgtgccacctcccatgagttaggtacattgaatctggacatgctgaggtggactacactgactggagaagtgatgactaggatgccaactcGTCTGATACTTGGTTGATGCCaacttgatgttgctgagaagctaactttaattaactcttctgaaactatctgcttcttcaacgaacccttgctctgacttccttttctctttgatgtgcaggatgattgatgtacctcgccttggaatgttggattggaagaagtcgcccttgttgatgtttgatcgaagaaagccatccttgtcgatgctagactagaggaggtcgcccttgtccttgcttgatcttcttggaggagaccgtccttgatctggcttgattttccaactccgggatctccatttgatgcctacacaaaatattaaagttagttttTTGAGCTtcaaaccttaaagcatgaaatttaagacctttcaaaggtaaaacttaagatattaatttgaaaaaagtcatgatatatcaagaactatacattttcaaattaattatgaatggaatttgaatcttcaagacttagattttacaaaattgcaatgggatcgcaataagtcttgaataagaacttcaaaaatgattcttcatacctcctctttGATTGCTTAACTACAAAACCTTGGCAAAAGATGAAAGAAAACCGGATTTTGATGGACAAGcttagattatagtcctcccttggatgaattacgcctccattagccttcaaaagagctccaccttccactagcttcttcaaaatctggaaattcgccttcaaatgccttcaaaaatctggaaattatcctccaatctagcaagaaattcacttctccaatagccttcaaaatgaattttggcctccttagtctccacacttagtagaaattcgctccactccagctagatttcgcaccttcaattagctctccaaattcgcacttgaaaggatgattgaatgatttaaattgtgaaaaaacacctccaatatatagagcgctcacccctttgctccctctaggccgacttggcaaaaacaggttaaaaataaataaatttccaaaaaaaggggggccgacttggcaaaataagtgaaaataaggccttgtgcgctccacatttaatcttttaattatttaaattaattttaatacctctaagatgtttattttgattatttcaaggtacaaaattaatttattaaattgaaatgcctttaatttaatgtgaatttgatttaatcttccaaaggcttcgaagtgagcaaatttggtgaattttAAGAATATCAACGCTCAAACAAtgtaaaaatgaaggatatcaccaACTTTGCCCTGGACCttcagtgaaggtcaggagcgatttttcaatctaGTCCTTGCATATCTCCTTTTTCCCGCCCAAAACTTCATCTAGACATTTAAATGGCATTTTTAACTGGAATTTTGAGTTTAatttcacttgatctctaggaggGAAGTGCATTAGGacctttttcgccctggacccttggagagggataggagcgccttTTCACTTTTGCTCTTAATCTTTCATCCTTTAATTGCCAACTCTCgttgtggggtaagcaatgatccctTTCATCCATTCCATGCATGCTTAACTTATTTTTTGCGAGGCAAAATAGGTGTTTCAAAGACTTTCGCcctgggcctccagtgaaggacaggagtgacttttgcattttagcctaggattagcaaattttgaagtcaaatctttgttcaccatgctttagaagaccttttccatccttgcacaaccttgccttagcgtcATCTTGGAGGGAAGTTATTGGTTTTgcaaaaatcgccctggtccttcagtgagggacaagagcgctttTGAGTCCTTTGTACAAATTCTTGATCGTTTCAATCTTCAAATTACTCCAAGGCGTAGATCATCATTCCCCACTTCCttttgagtcttggaaacaaaaaaAGTTATCTCGAAATGCAAGGAAAGTGGGCACACttagaaatttcgccctggacccttggagagggacaggagcgaatttgcaaaTTGTCATCAAAACTTGTAATCTTTGCATCTTAATTCCACCTCAAGGCGTttcaaacatcatttcaaacttgcgcgttggcttagatttgtccaaacttggcgagaaggattggatattaggtttttcgccctagtccctcagagagggacaggagcgattttatccTTTCTGGCTAATCCATCCAAAATTTAAGTTTCTAATCACTTCACAGGGcaaggtaagatcattttcaaggccaggaacaaggtttcaaattcaagcgtgttggcatatgatgtctacaatgaatttcgctctggaccctcagcaagggtcaggagcgaaattaccctTATAGGcgaaactccatcatttcattgtctttaatcaaatctggatgctttatcacgctcatttcgtcctccaccatgcctttgatgttccaatttgaccaaacaaggtcaagaatgactcaaataagatttttcgccctggacccttggtgagggacaggagcgattcgccttggacctcctgagagggtcaggagcgaaattcgctctggatcctcagtgaaggacaggagcgaaatttgactttttgaactctctatcaggataattttatggaatataacatttaagtataagtgcttatactttaagttatattccatatatactttcaggatgtttgagagtggtttcagacctccaggagttatattgcaaaatctagttttttgaggtttttcagttttccagacttagccaaatttcaggatcaggactttcagacttagccaaatttcaggatcaagacaccactcaagccggacttgctatccatgtgatccccttagcgacactcaaaatgcaaaggccaacggacaaaaccctaaaagacctagaaaacaaaccttagaaagcaaaaagcaggggtccccatttgcaatggggcggtgtgtgaaaacgtcacaacaggtacccCTTCACAGTCAAAAATCAATCATTTGTATATTGAAGTTAAATCAGAAATAGTTGTTTCTGATTGAGTCATAGGTTGTTGTGTCAAAATTCAGATTTTGATTTATCAAATTGTTGTAGATTGCCCATCAAAACAGATTAATCTaggccattgattgtaaatcaatctgaGGTTTTCTTCAAAAGTAGCCTCTCCTAGCTGAATATCATTGTTTTGTGAAGATTTTTGGTCTTAACACATCGGCACATATGTTCAAGCTTTGACTAGGCCCTTTTCCGAGTGTTTCTCCTCTTCCATGAGCCTTCCTTCACATGTTGAACCTAGCCCACGCGGAAGCTACCATGTGTCAAGCTTGTGCAAGTTCTATTCAGACCAAAGACTCAAGTTCCCAATGCAGTGCGCTAGGATGCCACATGGCGGCTCCATGTGCAACCAGAAAAAGCAAATTGTGCGTCCTCTTTTGCCATTCGATTGAGATCACATCTCTCTATGTGTCCAAGACTCTAGGTAGTTTGTTTGTTGTGCTATTGGCCCAAATCTGAGTGGGCCCATCGCCAAGAGAAGAGAGAAGCCGACACATAGCAAGCCCACACAAATTCTATAACACAGGGATTCTCATCCTTAGAGACCTGCTATTGGTATTTTTAATAACCAACTTGGCCAACGGTTTCAACAGAATTAGTGGGAAGGGCAGATGGCATCACCACCTTGCAATAGGGAAACAATATGATTGTTTGATCAGGTCGTTTCAATCATTGCCATGATGGCAATGCCCATAGAAGAAATGGAGAGATCTTTTCTGTTACTGCCATTTTTCCAGTGAAGGGAGGATTTTCTATTTAATCTAGGAAGTGCTTTGTTTTAAGGGGTTCATCACTTTTGTAACTCAAAGAAAATTTTGGAAGTAGTCATTTTTCGTTGTAAGTATCAAAACTTGGCATTTCATTTAAAAGAAGAAGATCAAATACATGATTTTGTGCACAAATTGGCCTTTGTGATGTATTTATCTCTTGTTCGTGAATTAAATTGATGCTCTGTGTGTTCCATTGAGAGATTACTATCTTTGGCTATTGTTAATTAGATTTTATAGTTTCAGTTATATCCTTTATATACAAGTTTTTGAATCATGTCAATACTCTTCGAAATTTCTAAAGATATTTATGAAGCTGAAGCTATATCATGCACTATGATGGAGAAATTATTGTAGCATTCCAACACATCGCCATAAAATAGTTGTTTTATTTcaattgtgttggttgaaaattttgtacactgagggaaatatacaaaattgtggtttcaaccacaatgtgtgagcaaaactctcctaattaagggaaggctccccctatctaactacaactttaaaaataaaataagatgggacagcagtctttcctcttctttcaagaaaggcaatatccttttctcttcacagaaaagtgatagcgatttgatataaaacagcagtaacaactttcaaaatgaaatgagagaaaggaaatgaagtttcctgaaaattCAAAGACTTCGGTCACTTCCTTCAAGACGGGACAGcgatatcaagctcaaagtcttgattatgtgaagtcctatctacccttttctatactaattttattaagaacaaattataacagcacaaagactgaaatatcttattctttctACGCAAGACAACAAGAACAAGTGTGAGCTCAAAGACTCACTGCTATTTCTCATAAAATCTACTACTTCTAAACTCTGATAAgaacaagtgtaagcacaaagtcttacagctttttcccaatagaacttctactttaactaaattaatctccaatacttgcagctcaaagactgcaaattAGATTCGATTAAattctcaaagaaacacttgcaagaaaggtaatatggaacacaaactcaagaatgtagcacaaagactcaaagcttgagtaattttcttttattcctttcaattcttcaatttacacataaaagctcaaagacttctttgctgcaaatttggcagagtttttgcttgctttcaaaagataaagattacaatagacccctcaagtttttatagaagaggagccttgagaaaaggTGGGagaatcctaactaacttgagagattctctcaaccaccaagacttattcaatagctaactaagacttattctaactacagtcctaactgaactcaacttgtagttgtcgtacttgcaatttacaaaaggcttttacatgtaacttgtcaaaagaaaaactaccactaaaagattacaaatctggaaaaatacaactaagtgttgaaaaacacttaagctgcaatatgtgaagacatgaatccttcgaacttctggatgatcattcgtaGCTCGGCGGGATTTGGTTCGTGGgcgttcttggcaacaaccatggtcttcacaatggtatcatgacATTGAAGAAGCATGGAGTTGTTCTTCTCCAAGATGGACTGGATTGCGTGCAAAAAGGTTTGATGTTTCATCAGAGCCTGAATTGAAGCagctgagaattgttcgctcctccattcattatgaatcctcatctgtagatctgcaagaacttctttTTCTAGTACCAGCTCTCCATTCTGACTCAGTATGTTGCAAGAAGCCTTCTCACAATGGGAAACAATACCTTGAAATACTTCACCCCGCAgtctcattgcatcatcaatctcctcaatgagggatttgagaacaagggaTGACCCTAGAAGAaataatggcatgctcctgaagaacgctcaactgttgttggggcatggtgcgccagattgtcaaactatcttcaacccTTTCCAGATTCTGTTTGAAAGTGTCGGAGATATGATTCAATGTCTCTTCATTggcctccaacttagacatcatttggaaaatgtctttcagcacttgtgcacatagatcatgaagttgatccacccaagaatccaatgcttgtacttttTGAGAAGCTCTTTCAACTCCCCGAATCGGTTCTTGGGAACCGAAAGAACTTGTAGGATAACTCCCTTCACCAACAGGTTTTATAATTTTATGAACAGCAGCAACAAGTTGTcggttctcctcttctagcttgtctttctttgctagaagttcgtCATACCGCTACACTAGTGAGGCTATAGATTGTTGGGCATCGTGTTTGACCACTTCATGCGTTCAtttgcccaattctatccttgtaaccctaTAATCAGCAGCTTACATTTCCTCACATGGCTTATCCAcaaggggctcaacaatttctgccactttcatcttattgctatcaacaatcactcttgagattgtcttggcctttttagcaaccttgggcctagactgtttgagttgttgataatcaaagacatcagaagagatttcctgcttcttcctctttggggtaaaagaactaagccatggaggtaaagcaaCTAGTTCTCCTTGAGTAGCTGTTGAAAGCGAAGGAGAAGCGATTTCTGTTTGAACAAccatggtcaccctgggaggagtatctgtttggatggtgaccatggtttgctcagtaaccaatgggcatgaagattgcctcataaattcttcaaagtcagaagtggaggtatcaatctctgacaactggatacatgcaggagtatcctcagGAATTTCCAGCACaccctcttgttgatgatcaggaggcggctcaaatgctgaaataggaacgacattctgaggagattcttccactattatgtcaggaggagaaagaggcgtctaaATGGACACTAAggaaggaatctcatgaggtgagtccgaAGCTAGAGACtggggagcatcatcagattgttgtccttcttctggattatcaggATTGATCACATGAACATGAAACTGAGACTTTTCCTTTCCACGAACTGTCACCTCTTCgagaggaagcactactgcccaactaacccgcaatttgatcctggtgccagaagatgatgcaccttcct contains these protein-coding regions:
- the LOC131067433 gene encoding glutamate receptor 3.4 isoform X1, which codes for MINWVAFLGLGFVLSVFFPDWVCFCLAQNGDRPPTVNVGALVAYNSTIGRVAKKTIELAVEDVNNDETLLNGTQLVLTMMDSNCSAFIGTSAAIELSKNNVVAIIGPQSSVIAHVISHIANGLNVPLLSFGATDLSLSSLQYPYFFRLTHNDFSQMTAISAVIGFFNWREVIAVYVDDDYGRNGITALGDALGNKASIVQKYRMRPDITRSSLANSLKDLALLTTRVFVVHMNPDVGLKLFTEVHRLQMLSNGYVWIATDWLSSALDSLELDSDTMKSLQGLVTVRRHIPNSYQQHDFLIRWNNLQKVGNVDSGLNVFGLYAYDTVWAIAYAIDNFLKKGGNLSFTDYPHLSTASGIVSELAKLKVFRGGPQLHKILLQSNITGLTGQVQLDEGGDLLGSTFEIINIVGKDFRKVSYWSNISSGLSVIPPENRRVSSDNNAGLNRTVYDIIWPGDRKQVPQGWTIPGNGRKLQIGVPWKGGEFEKLVKIEGSEVGDSYCTEVFAAAVKMLTYPVPYEFIVYGSKESPPNYDDLVKKVAFKEFDAAIGDITIRTKRSNYVDFTQPFVDSGLVVVAPVRKLNSNPWAFLKPFSREMWFTTGAFFLVIGAVIWILEHKLNPDFRGEPKKQLVTIFSFSFSTMFFAHREQIVSSLARMVLIIWLFVVLIINSSYTASLTSILTVQQLSPTIKGIDDLISDNLPIGYLNGSFVRNYLSGELSIAQSRLIAFDSPESYSNALLEGPSKGGVGAVVDELPPSQLLVADRCDLEIVGQSFTKSGWGFVFQKDSPLQIDISTAILNLSETGELQHIHDKWLGANSCTSHSKDNGPKELGLNNFWGLFLITGAASFVALLGFVCCLAFQFRHHPRTSDDSQSVKSAIRKFASFVDRKEIDQRKESSRGRRTDGQEEIN
- the LOC131067433 gene encoding glutamate receptor 3.2 isoform X2, whose translation is MTAISAVIGFFNWREVIAVYVDDDYGRNGITALGDALGNKASIVQKYRMRPDITRSSLANSLKDLALLTTRVFVVHMNPDVGLKLFTEVHRLQMLSNGYVWIATDWLSSALDSLELDSDTMKSLQGLVTVRRHIPNSYQQHDFLIRWNNLQKVGNVDSGLNVFGLYAYDTVWAIAYAIDNFLKKGGNLSFTDYPHLSTASGIVSELAKLKVFRGGPQLHKILLQSNITGLTGQVQLDEGGDLLGSTFEIINIVGKDFRKVSYWSNISSGLSVIPPENRRVSSDNNAGLNRTVYDIIWPGDRKQVPQGWTIPGNGRKLQIGVPWKGGEFEKLVKIEGSEVGDSYCTEVFAAAVKMLTYPVPYEFIVYGSKESPPNYDDLVKKVAFKEFDAAIGDITIRTKRSNYVDFTQPFVDSGLVVVAPVRKLNSNPWAFLKPFSREMWFTTGAFFLVIGAVIWILEHKLNPDFRGEPKKQLVTIFSFSFSTMFFAHREQIVSSLARMVLIIWLFVVLIINSSYTASLTSILTVQQLSPTIKGIDDLISDNLPIGYLNGSFVRNYLSGELSIAQSRLIAFDSPESYSNALLEGPSKGGVGAVVDELPPSQLLVADRCDLEIVGQSFTKSGWGFVFQKDSPLQIDISTAILNLSETGELQHIHDKWLGANSCTSHSKDNGPKELGLNNFWGLFLITGAASFVALLGFVCCLAFQFRHHPRTSDDSQSVKSAIRKFASFVDRKEIDQRKESSRGRRTDGQEEIN